One genomic segment of Candidatus Kuenenbacteria bacterium HGW-Kuenenbacteria-1 includes these proteins:
- a CDS encoding anaerobic ribonucleoside-triphosphate reductase activating protein, translating to MLIGGLQKVSLIDYPDKICAIIFTKGCNFKCGFCHNSGLVLFDKQQSTIKEEKIFEFLEKRKKRLDGICITGGEPTLQKDLPEFLNKIKKMGFLIKLDTNGTNPEMLKKIIKKKLVDYIAMDIKAPFSKYENITGAKVDLNKTKQSIKIIMNFSDYEFRTTIVPNLIKEEDIVFIAKQIQGAKKYFLQQFVFKEKMIDEKYKKIKPYSKEILEKMCNKAKKYIKIVENR from the coding sequence ATGTTAATTGGTGGTTTGCAAAAAGTATCTCTAATTGATTATCCTGACAAAATTTGCGCAATTATTTTTACTAAAGGATGTAATTTTAAATGTGGGTTTTGTCATAATTCTGGATTGGTTTTATTTGATAAACAACAGTCAACAATAAAAGAGGAAAAAATTTTTGAATTTTTAGAAAAAAGAAAAAAAAGATTAGATGGAATTTGTATTACTGGTGGAGAGCCGACATTGCAAAAAGATTTGCCAGAATTTTTAAATAAAATAAAAAAAATGGGTTTTTTGATAAAATTAGATACAAATGGAACTAATCCAGAGATGTTAAAAAAAATAATTAAAAAAAAATTAGTTGATTATATTGCCATGGATATTAAAGCACCTTTTTCAAAATATGAAAATATAACTGGTGCGAAAGTAGATTTAAATAAAACAAAACAAAGCATTAAAATAATTATGAACTTTTCTGATTATGAATTTAGAACTACCATTGTTCCAAATTTAATTAAGGAAGAAGATATAGTTTTTATTGCTAAACAGATTCAGGGAGCGAAGAAATATTTTTTACAACAATTTGTTTTTAAAGAAAAAATGATTGATGAAAAATATAAAAAAATAAAACCATATTCTAAAGAAATTTTAGAAAAAATGTGCAATAAAGCAAAGAAGTATATAAAAATAGTGGAAAATAGATAA